Proteins from one Rhizoctonia solani chromosome 5, complete sequence genomic window:
- a CDS encoding general negative regulator of transcription subunit 2, translating into MNRPGQAPRVPPNLNPTAQQQLASQFRGGVYPPYGMPQTQQQPQRAPTQPAYAQPARATYGIPSRSFPFSGVQQQAATAAQQSHLHALMPQPNGANQTPGANGANTPDTSTSLDPNEFPALGTSAPQPPFSYAQAGASAGSGYHPPGPANFQAPNYASAGANPASFSAGANNYAQAGAQANFASAGTPGAGFGTGAAGANGQQQAQQRELTQDDFPALGQGDATFANSVKDQHRQNLLGQMGVMRNNIPGYQSELDKRQQQQAFGNIKLNPPNHATAAAWASQPPSQPPQSQPPTQAPPQPPQQQLPPPPQPQPQTQPPPQPSQTTNTAPAPSSTPSSFSLNGQQQSQSQSQTQTQTQTQSASPAPTTASANTGTGGGAQSTTGAPLSQAGAIGSSIPLTPAQQVLMSAADRWGLLGLLQIIKGGDPDVTLLNVGADLSGMGLDMDASAALTVEPDYHLPACYNVQPPPPAQAKANAFSDETLFFMFYSSPRDVLQEMASQELYNRNWRFHKERRVWLTKESGTSPSQKTSTHESGVYTFFDPENWERVKMHARIQYDQLEEKHTVPVGGATRYAQ; encoded by the exons ATGAATCGGCCAG GTCAAGCACCACGCGTTCCTCCGAACCTGAATCCGACGGCTCAGCAACAGCTAGCATCGCAGTTCCGTGGAGGTGTCTATCCTCCGTATGGCATGCCCCAGACGCAACAACAGCCCCAACGAGCACCGACACAGCCAGCCTATGCACAGCCAGCACGAGCCACATATGGCATTCCGAGCAGATCCTTTCCCTTTAGCGGTGTCCAACAACAGGCGGCGACGGCGGCCCAGCAAAGCCATCTGCACGCGCTCATGCCGCAGCCAAACGGAGCCAATCAGACGCCGGGAGCGAACGGAGCGAACACTCCGGACACGAGCACTTCCCTCGATCCCAACGAGTTCCCTGCCCTCGGCACATCCGCTCCCCAGCCCCCGTTTTCATATGCCCAGGCCGGCGCGAGTGCGGGTTCAGGGTATCATCCTCCTGGTCCtgccaatttccaagctccCAACTATGCTTCAGCCGGTGCCAACCCAGCCTCGTTCTCAGCTGGCGCCAACAACTATGCACAGGCAGGCGCTCAGGCCAACTTTGCCAGCGCGGGAACACCAGGTGCGGGCtttggaaccggagccgctGGTGCAAACGGACAGCAGCAAGCCCAGCAGCGGGAGCTTACCCAGGACGACTTTCCCGCACTCGGCCAGGGCGACGCGACGTTTGCAAACTCGGTA AAGGACCAACATAGGCAGAATCTACTCGGTCAGATGGGCGTAATGAGGAACAATATCCCCGGCTATCAATCAGAACTTGACAAACGG caacaacagcaagcATTTGGCAACATCAAGCTGAACCCACCAAATCATGCAACGGCGGCTGCATGGGCCTCACAACCTCCATCACAACCTCCGCAATCCCAGCCTCCCACACAAGCTCCTCCTCAGCCTCCTCAACAGCAACTCCCTCCGCCGCCGCAGCCCCAGCCTCAAACACAACCTCCACCCCAGCCATCACAAACGACGAATACCGCGCCAGCACCATCGAGTACGCCCAGCTCGTTTTCGTTAAATGGTCAGCAGCAATCGCAGTCACAGTCGCAGACGCAAACGCAAACGCAGACCCAGAGCGCCTCGCCTGCGCCGACAACAGCGAGCGCGAATACCGGTACAGGAGGAGGAGCCCAATCGACAACAGGTGCACCATTATCACAAGCAGGCGCCATCGGGTCGAGCATACCGCTGACACCCGCGCAACAAGTACTCATGAGTGCGGCCGACAGGTGGGGTCTGCTCGGATTACTGCAGATCATCAAAGGCGGTGATCCGGACGTAACGTTATTAAATGTCGGCGCAGATTTGTCAGGGATGGGGTTAGATATGG ACGCGTCGGCGGCGTTGACAGTCGAGCCCGATTACCATTTACCGGCGTGTTATAACGTACAACCCCCTCCGCCCGCGCAAGCCAAGGCAAACGCATTTAGCGACGAGACGCTGTTTTTTATGTTTTACTCTTCACCGCGAGACGTGCTGCAAGAAATGGCGAGCCAAGAACT GTACAACCGCAACTGGCGATTCCACAAGGAACGTCGAGTATGGCTTACCAAGGAATCCGGCACGTCCCCATCTCAAAAGACCAGCACACACGAGTCGGGCGTCTACACGTTCTTTGATCCTGAAAACTGGGAACGCGTCAAGATGCATGCGCGCATTCAGTATGACCAGCTGGAGGAGAAACATACCGTACCTGTCGGCGGCGCAACGAGGTATGCccagtaa
- a CDS encoding glutathione S-transferase, whose product MRDRTTQGPVEKANGGKVSILLEELKDAYGLEYAFRNIDIRNNEQKEPWFLKINPNGRIPALVDPSRDGFIVFESAAIVLYLAQASIAFKVTTSSYDPITEPDSYSEQLQWIFFTHGGIGPMQGQAGHFYRFAPEQIPYALDRYVNEVKRLYSVLNERLSGREYLVGPGKGRYGLADINAFPWIRAHRWAGVENLNDYPHIQAWLDRIYERPQAKRGLDVPDPTRANMTKEEEEKLIASVQQWMFGPKGRASGYTALRSVLPKLLRLAAADPGLMIQEPNGSLVISLPRMLYALRPELIRFSYFDTVSSFLLGVPPLVEYGYDSEYDMNPECESRGHEWVHGTPAVLLQVIAQVNSWRASSRVHLDHWHALEQRVLSWTSRYAMLNDSAIAESATCLRAAVQEGWKHVVLIYIYMGIRGVSSHDSRVQASVDRIFEIAEVVGSSQSGVHMFSHYVVAGLAARLESQRIAVYEKLLSFTDGRVWLFSGPEFGFLLRRFWHGAGAGGAAVTWDDYVRAMSASVFKSV is encoded by the exons G ATCAACCCTAACGGTCGTATCCCAGCCCTTGTTGACCCATCACGCGACGGATTCATTGTATTTGAATCTGCTGCTATTGTTCTTTACCTCGCACAGGCAAGCATTGCTTTCAAAGTCACAACTTCTAG TTACGACCCCATAACCGAGCCGGATTCCTATTCTGAACAGCTTCAGTGGATCTTCTTCACT CACGGTGGTATCGGGCCAATGCAAGGGCAAGCCGGGCACTTTTACCGGTTCGCGCCAGAACAGAT TCCATATGCCTTAGATC GCTACGTCAACGAGGTTAAGCGTCTCTACTCAG TCCTCAACGAGCGCCTTTCTGGCCGTGAGTATCTTGTAGGACCCGGAAAAGGTCGATATGGATTGGCAGACATAAATGCTTTCCCTTGGATCCGAGCACATCGCTGGGCAGGTGTTGAGAATCTGAACGACTACCCCCACATTCAA GCCTGGTTGGATCGAATTTACGAGCGACCACAAGCCAAGAGGGGTTTAGACGTACCAGATCCCACACGAGCGAACATGActaaggaggaggaggaaaagCTTATAGCAAGCGTCCAGCAGTGGATGTTTGGTCCTAAAGGGCG TGCTTCAGGATACACTGCACTTCGGAGCGTACTACCCAAGCTTCTGCGACTTGCAGCAGCCGATCCGGGTCTGATGATTCAAGAGCCGAATGGTAGCCTGGTTATCTCTTTGCCCCGTATGCTTTATGCACTTCGACCCGAGCTCATACGGTTCTCCTACTTTGATACGGTCTCATCGTTTCTACTCGGAGTACCACCTCTAGTAGAATATGGATACGATAGCGAATATGACATGAACCCCGAGTGTGAGAGCCGTGGGCATGAGTGGGTACACGGAACTCCGGCCGTGTTACTCCAAGTTATTGCACAGGTCAACTCGTGGAGAGCTAGCTCCCGAGTTCATCTGGATCACTGGCATGCTCTCGAGCAGCGCGTCCTGTCCTGGACATCACGATATGCTATGCTAAACGACAGCGCCATTGCCGAGAGCGCTACTTGCCTTAGGGCTGCTGTACAGGAGGGCTGGAAACATGTGGTGCTGATATATATCTACATG GGTATACGCGGAGTTTCATCACACGACTCGCGGGTGCAAGCGTCAGTAGATCGGATATTCGAAATTGCAGAAGTAGTTGGCAGCTCGCAGAGCGGTGTGCACATGTTTTCTCACTACGTTGTG GCTGGTCTGGCGGCTAGGTTGGAAAGTCAACGGATTGCTGTGTACGAGAAGTTGCTTTCTTTCACGGACGGGCGTGTTTGGCTCTTTTCAGGACCGGAGTTTGGCTTCTTGCTTCGGCGCTTTTGGCATGGGGCGGGAGCAGGAGGGGCGGCTGTAACGTGGGATGATTATGTTCGAGCAATGTCCGCGAGCGTTTTCAAATCAGTCTGA